TCGCCCCGCAACACGGGGAGCCCTTTTTTCAGGGCCGCGAGAAATTCTTCTTCGTCCAGCTCAATCCCCTGGACACTGCAGTGCATGTCGTCCCGGAGCAGTTTGAGCAGACGTCCGTCGCCGCAACCCAGGTCGATCACTCTGCTCCCCGGCGGGATTTCCCGCTTGATAATTTCATCGGTAATCGTCGCCGAGGGATCGCGCATGCAGTACCGCTGAGGCCGGATTCTCAGCCGCCCTTCCTGCTGCGTGGAGTTCTTCGGTGTCGTTTTCGATGTCAGTCGCATGGGTGTCGTGGGAATAATTCTGTCAGGATGTTCGAGGCGGCGTTACGCTTTCGCCGTCTATTCTAGGGGAGAATCGCCGGGGGAAGTGCCAGTTTCAGGAATTCGACCTCAGCGTAGCGTTTCGATTCGGCCTCAGCAAACTGCACGATCACGACCTTGAGCGAGGGAACGATGTACAGTTTCTGCTTACCGGCTCCAGCCGCCATCACCAGATCGGCAGGCCCTTTCCCGGTATTGTTCAACCAGAAGGTGATCCCATATCGGGACTGAGCCTCACTGGGCTGGAAGCATTCTCTCAGCAGTGCTTCATCGAGAATCTGCCTGCCTTCATGCTTTCCAAGATTGCAGATCAGCTGTCCGTATTTCGCCCACTCGCGAGCTTTAAGAGACATCCCGGACGGCAGATGCGGATTCCCCTCGACATCGGTCCGCCAGGCATCGACTTTCATGCCGATTGGATCGAGCACTTTCTGCTTCAGGTACTCCTCTGGCGAGAGGGCTTGCGGCTCCAGTTTCCGTCGCATGAACTCACCGAAGATCTGGAAAGGAACCGGCCCATAGGCAAAGCGGCGTCCGGGGCGATTGCGCAGCTCGGCTTCGACCGCGCTGGCATACGAAGGGACGCGGCCGGTCGGGCCAGGATCAATTCCGCTCGTGAGCGAAAGTAGCTGCCGCACTGTGATTTCCGAGCGGGGATCGCTTTTCCATTCCGTGATCGTGTCGGACACCTTGTCATCGAATTCGAGCAGGCCGTCCTGAATTCCGACAATAGCCATTGCCGCCGAGAAGCTCTTCGTGCCGCTCGCCAGACGATGAGGTTTGTCGGCCGACCAGCCATTCAGATAAATTTCGGCAACAAGTTTCCCGTCGCGATAGACCAGAAAGGCGTGTCCATCGCGTGCTTCCAGATAGTCCACAGCTGGCTGGAAGCGAGCCGGGATGCCCGGAAATTGTTCTTCGGCCAGCGACACTGCTGTCAGGAAGACTGCGATGATCATGACAGCAGGAACAGTCCGATTCATTGGGCACCTTGAGTACGGTCGTTTTTGAGAAGCCCGGCTGAAGACGCGAACAGCTGCTCGCGACGTCGGGAGTCCTGCGGGTTGTCGTCGAGCTCCGCAGCGGCCGCGGTGAGTTCCGCGAAGGTGGCTTCGCAATAGGCACAGCGAACGGTCTTCAGGTGGAAGGAAACGTAGTCGGCCCGTTGTCGCTCGAGGGCCCGCATCAGATAAAGCCCGAGTTCGGAACGTGTCGGACAGCTGAGACGTTCGTGCCGCCAGATCTCCCCCACGGAGAGAGCACCGGAATCCCGCTGGTCGAGCACATTCTGCAACCGTTCCCGCAGAGCCGCGTCGTCCCGCAACCGGGCTTCCAGCTGAGCGGCCGCGTCGACAGGCAGGAGTTCATCGGCGTAGGCCAGCAGGTCTTCGTCCGAGGTGCTCATGATTTGCCTACTGTTCCCTCCGGAGTTATGATCGGATTTTCACTCTGGACCCGAAGAGTCGCTTCGCGTACGGTCCGATCCGTTCTGGTTGCGTTACCGCCTGTTGAACATTGCATGCCTGAAGTCCAGATCCGTACATTTCGGAACTTCGACCCGCCGCATCTGGTAAGACTCTGGAACACAGCTTACCAATCCCGTGGCGTCGCTGCTCCAATCAGTCCCGATATTTTCGATATCGCGGTGCTGGCGGTCCCGTTCTTCGATCCCGCCGGATTGATCGTCGCCGAGATCAACGACGAACTGGTCGGCTTCGCCCATGTCGGCTTCTGTGTGAACGAAGCTCACACCGCCCTGGATCATTCCCAGGCCGTACTTTGCACGATCGTGGTCGATCCGGATCATCGGCACGAAGACATTGGCACCCGACTGCTGGAGCAGGCTCGCAACTATGCTCGCGGCAAAGGAGCCGAGGTCCTCTTCGCGGGACCTTCGCCGGAACGCGACCCCTTCTACAACGGCATTTACGGCGGCAGTCGTCCTTCCGGGTTTCTGGAAAGCCAGCCATCACTCATTGAATTCCTGACCGCCAGTGGATTCGAGCCGGTCGAGCAGCATGGGGTCTTTCAGAAGGATCTGACCACGACCCGCGAACCGATCAACCTGAAGCTCGTCGCAATTCGCCGCCGCATGGAACTTCAGCTGGGTGAAGATCATCGCATTGAAGACTGGTGGTGGGCGGCCCGCCTCGGTCGATATGAACTGCTGCGGTTCGACCTCGTTCCCCGCAACCAGCTACAGGCCGTGGCGTCGATCACGGTGCTTGGCCTCGACTTCTTCGTCAGCAACTGGAATCACCGAGCCGTCGGCATGCTCGATCTGATCGTTGCCGAAGAGGAGCGACGGAAAGGTTACGGCCAGTCGCTGCTCATTGAAGTCGGTCGCCGCCTGAAAGACGAGATGATCACTCTGCTGGAGATTCATGCTCCGCTGCAGCAGGCCGAGATGGTAAAGCTGATCACCGGAGCCGGGTTCACGCAGGTTGATACCGGCGTCGTGTTCCGACAGGATCTGTAAGCCGTTCCCATGGTGGATTCGTTCTCGCTGTTCGTCTCTCTGGCGTGGCTCGGCCCGGAACGGGGGCTGCTTCGAGATGTCTCCCTTCGCATTGAAGACGGGCAAATTGCTTCCATCGTTCCGGACTCTCGTCCCGAACCGAATTCAGAACAACGCTCCGCGCTGATTCCGCCGCTGGTAAACGCGCACTGTCATCTTGAGTTCAGCCATCTCGAAGAACCGCTCCAGCCTGCTCATCCCTTTCAGAGCTGGATCGGTCGGACCGTGCAGACACGACGTGAGAATGCCGACCCGGCCCGTTCGATCAAAACGGGACTCGATGAAGCCGCCAGATGCGGAGTTCATCGAGTGGCCGACATCGCAACGCAAACGCTCGACAGTTATCCGGCCCGAAAGTCCACTGACGTCGCCGCATGCCTCTTTCGAGAACTCATTGGCGTGCAACCGGAGTCGATTGCCTCACAACGGCAATTGCTCGATGAGTTTTTGACCGCGGATACCGAATGGGCCAGAGGAATCAGTCCGCATGCGCCGTACTCGGTGCATCCCGATCTGCTGGAATACGCGATCGACAAAGCCGTGGAGCATCAATTGCCGGTCACGATGCATCTGGCGGAGACGCGAAGCGAACTGGAGTTTCTCCGGGACGGAACCGGCGACTTCGTCGACATGCTGACGCGCTTCGGGATCTGGAGTGGACCATTCTATCCGCCGGAAACCCGTCCGCTCGATCTGATGAAGCGGCTCGCTTCCGCTCCGCGGGTTCTACTGGCGCACTGCAACTATTTGAGTGAGGACGAGATCGAGTACCTCGCCGCCCATCCTCAAATGGCTGCGATTTACTGCCCACGAACGCACGCCTTCTTCAAGCACGACCCGCACCCCTGGCAGAAGCTGCTGGAGCAGGGGGCCCAAGTCGCCCTGGGCACCGACGGGCGAGGCTCCTCGCCGGACCTTTCCATCTGGAACGAGATCCTGTTTCTGGCGGAGCGTTTCCCGGACGTCGACCCCGCTTTGCTGTTGAGTCTGGGGACGACACGCGGAGCAGCAGCGATGGGCTGGGACTGGACGTTCGAAGTCGGTCAGCCCGCGCGCTTCACGCTGCTCGATGCAGACGGACCGCCAGAAAGTCTGAGCCAGTTGCTGAGCGACCACGTTCGACCGATCGCACTAAGAAGATCGCACTGAGATAATCTCACGGCGACACTCTCACGGCGATAAATCTCACGAAGGCCGGGTGACCCCGTCTCTCGATGAGTCCACCGCTGCGATTACTGCAGGATCGGGAGCATGTTGGAACCGTGCTGGTGCGTCTGCGTGACGATGTTGCCCATCAGCGTGGTCGGTGTGCAGTCCTGAACGGAGACATGAGCAATCGTCCCGATCAGACGGGGATTGCCGTTGAAGACCACGATGCGGTCGCAGCGACTGCGGCCGACGAGCTGATCCGGGCCGGCGTTCGACGGACGATTCTGCTCGGCTTTGACCGCGTTCTTGCTCGGTCCTTCCACCAGCACTTCGACAGTGCGACCGATGAAGTCGGCGTTGTCTTCGGCACTGATAGCGTTCTGCAGCGTCAGCATCTCGTTGTTACGAGCCTTCTTGACGTCATCCGGAATGTCATCCGGGTAGTTGTCGGCGGCTTTGGTGCCAGAGCGTTCCGAGTACTTGAAGATGAAGCTGTTCTTGAACCGGAACTCACGGACAACATCCATGCTCTTCTGGTGAGCCTCATCCGACTCGCCGCAGAAGCCGACGATAAAGTCGCTCGATACCGACACGCCGGGAATCGTTTCGCGAATCCGGTGCATCATGTCGCGATATTCGGCCACGGTGTAGCCGCGCTTCATCTTCTTGAGCATGTCGTCGCAACCGTGCTGGAGCGGCACGTGCAGGTAATGCGAAACCTTGGGCAGATCTCGAATCGCCTGCAGCAGATCGTCGGTCATGTCTTTCGGGTAGTTCGTAACGAACTTGATCCGCTGAATGCCTTCGATGTCGTGCAGTGACTCCAGCAGGTCGGACATGCGATACAGGCGCCCCTCTTCGGTGTGCTTGTAACTGTTGACGGTCTGGCCGAGCAGCGTGATTTCTTTCACGCCCTGAGCGGCCAGCGCTTCCGACTCGCGGCGGATATCGCTCGGCTGGCGGCTCTGTTCGGGCCCACGGGTTGTCGGCACCACGCAGTACGTGCAGAATTTGTCGCAGCCGAACATGATCCGGACGAACGCCTGATGCGGACTCGGTCGCATTTCCGGATCGCGAAGTGGATCGTAACTCTGAAAGCTGCTGGAAACTTCGAGCCGGGAGCCGTCTTTACGACCGAGGCTGACGGCCATCTGCCGCTTCTCGCCCTTTCGGGATTCATCGATGAGCCGGGGGATCTCGGCCAGCTGCCCGGTGCCGACGATCAGGTCGACATGCGGCGCGCGGCGGAAGATGATCTTCTGGTCCTTCTGAGCCATACAGCCCATGACTCCAATGACCAGATTCGGACGGGCATCTTTGCTGTACTTCAGACGACCGAGCTGGCTGTAGATCTTCTCCTCGGCATGCTCGCGAACGCTGCACGTGTTGAAGAGGATCGTGTCGGCTTCCTTCATGCTGGGAGTCAGCTCGTAGCCGTCCTGGCGCAGAGCCGCCACGACGAGTTCGCTGTCGAGAACGTTCATCTGACAGCCAACCGTTTCGATGAACAGCTTCTTATTATGGGCAGTTTCGTTCATCGTTCGTTCCTCGCTGCTTTCCAGCGTCAGTATGTCAGTTCCCTCGCCCTCTTGAGAGGATTAGGGCGAGGGGAATTCTGGGATCCATGCTTCGTGGGCCGTTATCTTTGAAGTCGGCATGAACGCCGCCGGTGGATCGCCCTCGCATCCGGCCCTGGGGCCTTCTGCCTCTGGCGAAGAATGTAAGCCGCGCCCCCAGAAGAGGGCGCAGGATTCACCTCCACGCAAGTCTTGTCACTTATCACCTTGGGCTGTCGGCCAACTGATTGGAGGCGGCGTCCAACTGCGCCTCCAGAGCGTCGACGGCTTTCTGGTCGGCCGCTTCCGCCTCGAGCCGGGCGAGTTCCTTCTTCAGCACGTATTTGTAGGCCCGTCTGTGCTGATCCATCAGGGTCAGCAACGAACGCAACGCCAGCACCGCGGCGATGCCGTACAGCAGAAACAGCCACATCCGTGCCTCCGTTTCCTGTCGCGTTCGAGTTCCCGTCCATCGGAACGACCGCCTGACTCCGCAGGCCGCCTCCTCCATCGACACGTCAGTTGTTGACGCGTTCGACGTAGCTTCCGTTTTCGACGTCGATCTTGACTCGGTTGCCCTGCTCAATGAACGCCGGCACCTGCACTTCAACGCCAGTTTCCACAGTCGCGCCCTTGGTCACGTTTGTGGCCGTGTTGCCGCGGGCAGCCGGTTCGGTGTAGGTGACTTCGAGAACCACGTTCTGCGGCGGGGTCATCGAGATCAGCTGATCGTTCCAGAACAGCAGGTCGACTTCGGTCCCTTCCATCAGGAACTTCATGTAATGATCGATCGTCTCCGCCGGCAGCGCGTACTGCTCGAAGGTATCGCTGTCGAGGAAATGATAGCTGTCGGCATCGCGATAGGAATACGATCCCTGACTGCGGCGAATGTCGGCGGCTTCGAGGCTGTCGCCGCTCTTGTAAGTGCGGTCGAGGATTCCTCCCTTGAGGAGGTTTCGCAGCTTCGTCTTATAAAGCGCCTGTCCTTTTCCCGGTTTCACGAAGTTGCATTCCACAATTTCGTACGGATCGTTTTCCACGATGACCTTCATGCCTTTTTTGAAATCGCTGGTATTGACGGACGGCATGGGTGTTACTTTCGCGCAAAATTAGGTAAGAGACTGCGATCGTTGTTCAGCGGAGAGTCCCGTCGACCTTCGTCCGGCCGGGAAGCGAACCCGGCGTCAGGGACAATTGAGTGCTTATCAGGCAGTCGCATGTACGCCACAAGACTGCTATCGTCGAGCTTACTCCTGCAGACCACTGCAGATCCACGGGGGGAATCTGTTCAGGCGACTGTTCCGGAAAAAACCACGTTCGCATGACTGATTTTTGCGGAATAATAAAAGACGGCACAAAGATGGACAAGACCGCCCTTAACGCCTTTTCTCAGGTTACGCAAACAATTTCCGCCGATTTGTCCCCTCCAAAATCGCTCTGGCAGAAGGAACTGGCAGCCGCCTGGCGGAGTCCCGCCGAACTGCTCGAACATCTCGATCTGATCGAGCTGCTCCCCTCGGTCCCTTCAGACGTTCAGGAATTTCCCCTGCTCGCTCCCCATTCCTTTGTGCGACGGATGCAGCCCGGAAATCCCGCAGACCCGCTGCTGCGGCAGATCCTGCCGGTCCAGTCCGAACTCCTCAATACAGAAGGGTTTGCAGCCGATCCCGTCCACGACCAGGACGCCTCGCCGTTGCCCGGAATGATCCACAAGTACGCCAATCGGGTCCTGCTGATCACCACGGGGACGTGTGCGGTTCACTGCCGCTATTGCTTTCGCCGCCACTTCCCCTACGAAGCGGCTCCCCGATCGCTCGAACAGTGGGACCGGGTACTCGAAGAACTGGCCGGAGATCGGGATGTCGACGAAGTCATCCTCAGCGGCGGCGATCCGCTCACGTGGACAGACAGTCGGCTGCAAAAACTGATCGCCCGTCTTGCTGAAATTCCCCAGCTGGAACGAATCCGCGTCCATTCCCGACTGCCGGTGGTGTTGCCGGAGCGCGTGACGGATGAATTGATCGCCGCGTTGACCTCGACCCGTCTGCAGCCGGTATTCGTCATCCACGCCAATCACGGTCAGGAAATCGCCGACGATGCCCGGAACCAGATTCAACGTCTGGCTCGCAGCGGGTTCCCAGTCCTCAATCAGGCGGTGCTGCTTCGTGGCGTGAACGACTCGGTCGACGCCCAGGCGGAACTCTGTCGCAGGCTGATCAACATCGGCGTGATCCCGTACTACGTGAATCAGCTCGACCGCGTCCAGGGGGCGGCTCACTTCGAGGTCCCGATTGAAGAAGGCCGCCGGATCCTCGGAGCCTTAAAAGACCTGCTTCCCGGTTATGCCGTACCACGATACGTCATCGATGTTCCGGGGCAGGGGAGCAAGACGGAAATCGTGTGTGATCTTCCCAGGGAGTAACGGCGCCCAGAGGTAGTCCGACCGAAAACCCGACAGACCGACCTCTTGCGACTTCGTCACTCCACCGGGTTATGCCGTGTGAGTGCCGCGGGTCCAGCGGCGAGTGCCGAAGCCGATGAGTCCGCTCACACAGGTCACCGCCAGCAGAGCGATTCCCGCCATGCGGATGCGAGTGTCGACCGTCTCATCGCGGATCTCGGGCAGCAGCTGAGCGAACTGTTCCGGGCTGAAGTCGACCAGCAGGTGCGTCCGGAACATGGCCGCTTCAATTTCCTGTGTCTTCAGTCGCAGATTGAACGTCTCCACGTGCTCGTCGAGGACGAACGATTCGAGCTGCTCAAGCGAGTAGACGTGACGGTCGGTGAGGTCGAATCCGGCGAAATCGCGGCGAATTCGCACCGCGACCGCGAGCCGCAGACGCCGTAACGCATCTTCGCGAGACTCTTCGACGGTCGTGTACCGTTCGCTGCTGATCACGTCCTGCGAATCATATTGAACCTGAAGAGGATTCTCGTTGACTCCATTCTCACGATCATGGGAAAACGGATCATCTTCCCGTAGCCATCGAGGGTAGCTCTCCAACGAGTGTTCCAGTTCGGCGAGATGTTCGTCGAGTTCCCGCAGTTGCTCTTCGAACTGTTCCCGATCTTCGCTATCGCTGTCGCGAATCTGTTCTTCCAGCGCGGCACGCTCCTGTCTGAGGTCCGCAAGGGTTTCCTCAGTTACCATATTCGACTGGAATTGATTCTTCATCGATTTGGGTGTCGCCGTGCGTGCTACTTGCGAGACATTCGGACTCTGATTCTGCTGGAGATACGTGACAGCTGGAGCGCCGAGCATGACTGCGATGAGCAGCAAGGGCAGAATCGTGATCGCAATTAATGACGAGACAGACCGCGAACCGTCGGGGCGACGGGACATCGCTGTGCGGATCAGCCAGATGATGAATCCGCATCCCAGCAGCACCGCGATCAGTGCGGACCAGCTTCCATCGACTTGAGCGTGCATAATGGAACTCCTCCGGGGAGTTTGATTGGAAGACTATCGAGCCAGATTGTGCCGGCGTTCCGGACGCTTGACCCAGGTGGATAACTGCAGGGCGGCGGTGATGGTCGCCGCCCAGGTCATGCCCCAGATGACGGGAAAAGTGAAGACCGTGCAGATGGCCCAGGCCATCCCGGCGGTCCAGAGAATTGATCCGATCTCGAACCAGTGATCCCGCCGCTCGCTTGTCACCCGCCACCACGAGCGGAGACTGAAGAGGAGGGCGAAGAACACTCCGTACCCGAGCATCGTCGGTCGCCAGACCTGCGAGCTGTGCCGGTCATCACGAGCTGGCGCAGCCATTGCAGATTCCGAACTGGTGAAGTCCGCAGGATGGGCGTGAGTCGATTCCGTCTCGGCGTAAGGCTGATTCACCAGCATCGTGCCATTTTCGGTGTAAACCGGTCCCAGGTCGTCGTTTCGATCGATCATCTCCGGGAGAGCCAGCATGTCGCGGCCCGGCGTGTAGTGTTCCGCCAGTTCCCGCTGTCCCAGACTGGAAACAATTCCGGTCCGGCCGTGATTGAAGATCGCCCGGGGGAAGTCAACCATGAAGAACTGCCCCATGCCACTGATGGCCAGTCCGGTCGCGAATCCCACCACGCCCAGCGAGAGCCGCAACGCGGAAGCATCCTGTGTCGGACGGGGACGCAACTGCATGAACACCAGCAGCACCCACGTTGCCAGACTGCTCGAGGCGACAAAGAAGGCGATGTGTCCCGGATCCAGCGAACCCGGTGACCAGTACGAGGCGAAGAAACTCTGTGAAAAGAACGCGACCGCTGCGGCCATCGCCCCGATGTAAAGCGGGGCCGCTGCTGCTCCAAGGAAGAGAGCCGAAGTCCGTTCGCCGAGGGACGGCGGTGCACTCCGGTTGACTGCCTTCTGCCGCGGCAGAGGCGAGGCTGGTGGCACTTTGGGAATCCCCGACCGTGGACGCCCCAGGGCATCTTCCGTCAACATCGCATAGCACTTCATCAGGAACCAGCGACCCACGAAAATCAGTCCGACCAGCACCCCCACCCCAAGCACATGACGCGGAGGCACGAATCGCAGCATCAGAACCAGTCCGAGGCCGATCATCCCCCGGAGCACCCAGTCCGCACGGTTGTCGGCAGCCAATGTCGACGTCCGGTCTGACTTCGCGCCCG
The sequence above is drawn from the Rubinisphaera margarita genome and encodes:
- a CDS encoding amidohydrolase family protein, translated to MVDSFSLFVSLAWLGPERGLLRDVSLRIEDGQIASIVPDSRPEPNSEQRSALIPPLVNAHCHLEFSHLEEPLQPAHPFQSWIGRTVQTRRENADPARSIKTGLDEAARCGVHRVADIATQTLDSYPARKSTDVAACLFRELIGVQPESIASQRQLLDEFLTADTEWARGISPHAPYSVHPDLLEYAIDKAVEHQLPVTMHLAETRSELEFLRDGTGDFVDMLTRFGIWSGPFYPPETRPLDLMKRLASAPRVLLAHCNYLSEDEIEYLAAHPQMAAIYCPRTHAFFKHDPHPWQKLLEQGAQVALGTDGRGSSPDLSIWNEILFLAERFPDVDPALLLSLGTTRGAAAMGWDWTFEVGQPARFTLLDADGPPESLSQLLSDHVRPIALRRSH
- a CDS encoding serine/threonine protein kinase: MKFSYSAGDRPLEGLTIKRAIHRGGFGEVYYAVSDAGKDVAIKLLHDNMEVELRGVSQCLNLSHPNLVTIFDVKTDADGDHWIVMEYVAGKTLAQIISEHPQGMPVARVRELLHQCCAGLGFLHNRGLVHRDLKPANIFSEEGQIKIGDVGLSKFISASQRSAHTQSVGTVYYMAPEVARGRYGPGVDIYAMGVIAYEMLTGKIPFDGESTGEILMKHLTADPDLKPIPPALQPVIGKALAKEESARYQSISEFENAFAAAVSGETVTAEQPHAANPKTVDGTRKKSCGPFGPCGSGAKSDRTSTLAADNRADWVLRGMIGLGLVLMLRFVPPRHVLGVGVLVGLIFVGRWFLMKCYAMLTEDALGRPRSGIPKVPPASPLPRQKAVNRSAPPSLGERTSALFLGAAAAPLYIGAMAAAVAFFSQSFFASYWSPGSLDPGHIAFFVASSSLATWVLLVFMQLRPRPTQDASALRLSLGVVGFATGLAISGMGQFFMVDFPRAIFNHGRTGIVSSLGQRELAEHYTPGRDMLALPEMIDRNDDLGPVYTENGTMLVNQPYAETESTHAHPADFTSSESAMAAPARDDRHSSQVWRPTMLGYGVFFALLFSLRSWWRVTSERRDHWFEIGSILWTAGMAWAICTVFTFPVIWGMTWAATITAALQLSTWVKRPERRHNLAR
- the epmB gene encoding EF-P beta-lysylation protein EpmB; this translates as MDKTALNAFSQVTQTISADLSPPKSLWQKELAAAWRSPAELLEHLDLIELLPSVPSDVQEFPLLAPHSFVRRMQPGNPADPLLRQILPVQSELLNTEGFAADPVHDQDASPLPGMIHKYANRVLLITTGTCAVHCRYCFRRHFPYEAAPRSLEQWDRVLEELAGDRDVDEVILSGGDPLTWTDSRLQKLIARLAEIPQLERIRVHSRLPVVLPERVTDELIAALTSTRLQPVFVIHANHGQEIADDARNQIQRLARSGFPVLNQAVLLRGVNDSVDAQAELCRRLINIGVIPYYVNQLDRVQGAAHFEVPIEEGRRILGALKDLLPGYAVPRYVIDVPGQGSKTEIVCDLPRE
- the miaB gene encoding tRNA (N6-isopentenyl adenosine(37)-C2)-methylthiotransferase MiaB, yielding MNETAHNKKLFIETVGCQMNVLDSELVVAALRQDGYELTPSMKEADTILFNTCSVREHAEEKIYSQLGRLKYSKDARPNLVIGVMGCMAQKDQKIIFRRAPHVDLIVGTGQLAEIPRLIDESRKGEKRQMAVSLGRKDGSRLEVSSSFQSYDPLRDPEMRPSPHQAFVRIMFGCDKFCTYCVVPTTRGPEQSRQPSDIRRESEALAAQGVKEITLLGQTVNSYKHTEEGRLYRMSDLLESLHDIEGIQRIKFVTNYPKDMTDDLLQAIRDLPKVSHYLHVPLQHGCDDMLKKMKRGYTVAEYRDMMHRIRETIPGVSVSSDFIVGFCGESDEAHQKSMDVVREFRFKNSFIFKYSERSGTKAADNYPDDIPDDVKKARNNEMLTLQNAISAEDNADFIGRTVEVLVEGPSKNAVKAEQNRPSNAGPDQLVGRSRCDRIVVFNGNPRLIGTIAHVSVQDCTPTTLMGNIVTQTHQHGSNMLPILQ
- the efp gene encoding elongation factor P, translated to MPSVNTSDFKKGMKVIVENDPYEIVECNFVKPGKGQALYKTKLRNLLKGGILDRTYKSGDSLEAADIRRSQGSYSYRDADSYHFLDSDTFEQYALPAETIDHYMKFLMEGTEVDLLFWNDQLISMTPPQNVVLEVTYTEPAARGNTATNVTKGATVETGVEVQVPAFIEQGNRVKIDVENGSYVERVNN
- a CDS encoding serine hydrolase domain-containing protein encodes the protein MNRTVPAVMIIAVFLTAVSLAEEQFPGIPARFQPAVDYLEARDGHAFLVYRDGKLVAEIYLNGWSADKPHRLASGTKSFSAAMAIVGIQDGLLEFDDKVSDTITEWKSDPRSEITVRQLLSLTSGIDPGPTGRVPSYASAVEAELRNRPGRRFAYGPVPFQIFGEFMRRKLEPQALSPEEYLKQKVLDPIGMKVDAWRTDVEGNPHLPSGMSLKAREWAKYGQLICNLGKHEGRQILDEALLRECFQPSEAQSRYGITFWLNNTGKGPADLVMAAGAGKQKLYIVPSLKVVIVQFAEAESKRYAEVEFLKLALPPAILP
- a CDS encoding GNAT family N-acetyltransferase translates to MPEVQIRTFRNFDPPHLVRLWNTAYQSRGVAAPISPDIFDIAVLAVPFFDPAGLIVAEINDELVGFAHVGFCVNEAHTALDHSQAVLCTIVVDPDHRHEDIGTRLLEQARNYARGKGAEVLFAGPSPERDPFYNGIYGGSRPSGFLESQPSLIEFLTASGFEPVEQHGVFQKDLTTTREPINLKLVAIRRRMELQLGEDHRIEDWWWAARLGRYELLRFDLVPRNQLQAVASITVLGLDFFVSNWNHRAVGMLDLIVAEEERRKGYGQSLLIEVGRRLKDEMITLLEIHAPLQQAEMVKLITGAGFTQVDTGVVFRQDL